The region GCGAGAGGTATTTGTTCCAAGACAAAGATATTTAGCTGGTGAGCAAATTTTGGTAAATTGGTTACCAACAACAGATCCTGAAGGGAGACCTATTACCTATAAAGTTGACATACTCATTGACGGAGTATGGAGAAACATGGCCCAGACTACAGGGCGAGAGGTAATGTTTACTGTTCCTAATATTACCACTTTTATGGATTCAAAAATAAGGGTTATCCCATGTAATAGTGAACACTGTAATGAACCTACCGAAACGGAGATCATTGTCATTGCTCCTTATGTGACATTATTAAGGGAAGGTAATGACTATCTAACCATTAATGAACAGGGAGCATTAGAACATGTAAATGCTGATCAAGTGAGTATGGTGGAATCAGGAATGCTTACTTTGTCTAGTGTAACTCAAGATATTCTATTACGTTTAGAAAATCCTAAAATAATTATAATAGAGCATACACCTTTAGAGAGAAAAGTAGAGACAGAGGGGATTGCAAAGATAGGGTTTACTTATGAAGCTAAGTTAATCAGTAATGGAGAAAGTACTTTTATCCCCTTAAGCCCAACCTTTTTTGACAATAGTAACGTTGTTACTATAATTCAGAGTTCTATTTTTAATATAATTCCTTCCTATAAAGTGCTTGTTTATGTTTACTTAGAAAATGGCATTACTTTGCTAGAAGCAGCAACTGTTTCAATTATTAATACAGCGCCGGTTATTGATGCTAGCTTTCGTGAAAACATGCTGAATATAGTTATATCTGACCAAGAAGGGGATTTGTTCAAGTATCAAGTGAAGCTGAACGATCAAGTGATTTATCCCGTTCATAGAGAATGGTCAGATTTTACTACTAGGATGGAATTCAGTAGGCAACTAAATAGCCGTCAAATGAACATAAGTGAGCAAAACAGAATAGAAATTACAGCTAAAGATCACTATGGTGAAGAAAATACAAAGGTCATAGAGTTCATAGGGGAATATATTGGATTAATGTTTACTGACATGGCTGGAGACTTCTATTCTACAGAGCTAGGGGAAGTATTGAAATACATGCAAATTGCTCCTATGATGGCTGGTCAGTCCTCATTAATCTATTCAGTTAAGCTCATAAATTTCTATAACTTTAAGGTCCAGAACGTTCTGTTATGGTCTTCTAATAGAGACATAGATGGTCTGCAAATCCAATTAAGTAAAACAGCCTCACCGTTTGAACCCATATTTGAATTGAATTATGGGGAGTTAGAATTAAATAAGTATGATGAGATCATATTTTATGTCAGGCTTGTATCTCATCATAGTGCTCTAATTGGAGGAGTTTTTGATGTCTTTACTAAAGCTAAGGCTGTTGCAAGCGGATAGGAGGTGCTGAATATGGCAGATGGAAATTTTGCCGGTGGAGACGGGTCGGTTGAATATCCTTTTCTTATTGAGGATATTTATGATTTAAGTGCGATTAGAAACAATACTTCTGCTCATTACAAGTTAATAAAGGATATTGATCAGGAAAAATTCCCTCTGTTTAACAATTTTATTCCGATTCCTACTTTTGATGGAAAATTGGATGGGAACGGGCATTGGATATATAATTTTAAAACTACAGGATCTGGTGCTAGAGGAATGATAGTAAGTCTATTAGGAAACTCAATGATTTGTAATATTAATTTTTCAAATGCTCTAAGTAGTAGCAGTGCCTCAAATTCTAATTTAGCAATTATAGTTGGTGAAGCTTTTGGAAATTCAATATTAAAGAATTGTTATGTATATGGAGTAACTTCTAGTACAAGTACTAATAATGTTTCAGCTAGCTCTGGATATGGTCTAATAGCGGGTGTGTTAAGTGAATACAGTTCGATAAAAAACTGTTATGCAATAGGTACAGTAACATATAGTAGGAACAATTCGTCGGGTGGGAGGAGAGGAGGCATTTGCGGTAGAGCTCAAAATAATGCAACCATAGAGAATTGTTATTCTAGAGTTATTGTAAATGGGTCAAATGCTGTTGGATCTGGGTTAGTAGCGGTGGTATCTGACGATGCACAAGTCATTAACTGCTTCTGGGACTCTAGTATAGAGAGTAGAACGGGTACACCTGGAACAGGAGCCAACCAAACAACAGGAACACCATTAATAACAGAACAATTAATGGAATCTATAAATTTTGTGGAGTGGGATGGAGACTACCAAGAGCCTGTAGGGGACGAACAACCAGTAAAGACTTGGTCTATAGTGAATGGATACTTCCCTAGATTATTCCACCAGATTCGGAACAGAATGATGATGGTTGAACCAAGAGATAATACAGAAATCACAGACATTAACTTTGGTTATATTGTAGCAGGTGGCCAATCTGCCATACGAGAAGTGACACTCAGAAGTAAATACTTATTGGACTTAGAAAAAATAGAGGTTTGGTGGAACAGAAAACCTACAATAAGTCCATACACCAGACTTAGATTAAGTCGTACAATAGAACCTTTTGAGGAATTAGAGGTCATACAGCTTTCTGAACTGGAGTTGAAATTTATGGAGGAAGTTAAATTCTATGTAAAGGTAAGCACAGATGAAGAGTTGGATGAAGGTGGAGCATTCGACCTTAACGTAAGAGTGACACCGAAATAATTAGGAGTTGGTGAGCATGTCTAATAATGGTGGTGGGATTATACTGTGGACACAGGGATTTGGCATGTCTCACAACACCTATATAGATCATATTGGAAAAGAAAACAGCCATTTTACCGCACACCACAATGTGCTTCATATAAATACTTTATCTACATTTAATGTTTATCACTCTACTCCTTCTAGTGAAGAAGCAGATTTCAGAGGGAGAATATCCGTACCAGATTACGGAGAATCAGACGTAGAGGGTCTTATTTATGTACGGGGTGGAGAGCATTTACCTGCCAAAATTAAGGTCATTAGATTCCATACATTTGATGCTTTAATTGAAGTAGCTAATCGAAAGTTCTCGGATCAAGAAGCTACGATAAGAGTAAATCCTTACTATGACTTTAGATGTCGCATTAAAGTCTTAAGGTTTTCTGATATCCTTGGAACAA is a window of Bacillus horti DNA encoding:
- a CDS encoding discoidin domain-containing protein, which gives rise to MDLEMLDLRRGNSDRSSVYIAANGVVVTSSANTYSSGSNYYLAYLFNRSYGTSNTQYWMTGSSGNQSLTFDLRSVSGFHTKKIRIYPYSRTNASSNYRIDVSRDGHEWEQITGWINNHHSTNNSNYIPSGQYREHDVDSYLDIRFIRLTLTRNGSYGVALNEIELYGVTVPPPNRVREVFVPRQRYLAGEQILVNWLPTTDPEGRPITYKVDILIDGVWRNMAQTTGREVMFTVPNITTFMDSKIRVIPCNSEHCNEPTETEIIVIAPYVTLLREGNDYLTINEQGALEHVNADQVSMVESGMLTLSSVTQDILLRLENPKIIIIEHTPLERKVETEGIAKIGFTYEAKLISNGESTFIPLSPTFFDNSNVVTIIQSSIFNIIPSYKVLVYVYLENGITLLEAATVSIINTAPVIDASFRENMLNIVISDQEGDLFKYQVKLNDQVIYPVHREWSDFTTRMEFSRQLNSRQMNISEQNRIEITAKDHYGEENTKVIEFIGEYIGLMFTDMAGDFYSTELGEVLKYMQIAPMMAGQSSLIYSVKLINFYNFKVQNVLLWSSNRDIDGLQIQLSKTASPFEPIFELNYGELELNKYDEIIFYVRLVSHHSALIGGVFDVFTKAKAVASG